GGGAACCCGTTGCAGAGAGGACTTGAGAGCTTCCCCCACTTTTTCCTGAATTTCGCTTTCGGTAAATTTCATTGGATTCGAGCCTTTCAGCAATTGCTGAAATGAACTTTATGATGAAATTTAATCCCAGGTCAAGCCGAAATTTCATTAAAAATGCCTATTTCAGCGTGCAATGAAATACTTGATTCAAGTGAAAAGGAGTGGGCGGGGTCGGACCGAGCTGACCTCCGACAAGGAAGCATCAAGCCCGGCCGAAAGGATTCCGGTAGCGGGACGAGAGCGATGCTTCCAAACCAAGGGAAAACGCGCCAACATGCCCGGTCAGCCTCGCCAACCCCGGTGAAGTATCTCAAAAAACTGAACATGGCTCATTGACCCCGCTCATCCTTCAGATCAATCAAGCGCCCAGCACGTACCCGGCCTCCCCTGTCAGACCGAAAAGGCTTTACCATATAGCAAAAATCCGTGCCAATGCGACGGGCTTCTCGAACAATGGATTGAAACGACCTTGCAGGTCGTGTCAATCCTTATGGGTTAGGCCATAAGGCAGAGCCGCGGCATCAGCGCGAACACTTCCCAGCCCAGGTATTCGCGTGTGTAAGCAGCGTGGCGCTCGGGTTCCGAAGTCAGTTGAGATCGAACCTCTTCCGCTAACCCATCGTCAGGATTGGCTTCAAGCCATCGGCGCATGGTGAGCCATTTGGCCGCTTCGTACCTGTCCCAACCGTCTTGGTTAGCCAGAACCATTTCAACAACGTCGTAGCCGAGGTGGCCGAAAGAAGCGATAAGTTCTGGAATCACGAGAAAGTCGGAGATTGAGTTGGCAAGACACCCCTTGGCAATATCTTCCGTTGGCGGCAATTGCCTCCAGTAAGGTTCTCCGATGAGGATGATTCCGCCAGCGCGCAGGCTCCGAGCCAGTAGCTCAATCGTTCCGGCGAATCCTCCAGCGATCCAGGTAGCGCCGACGCAGGCGGCCACGTCGGCCTTCTCGTCAGAGATGTAACCTGCTGCATCGCCATGAATGAAATTGACTTGATGGGCGACGCCAAGTTCTTCGGCACGGATTTTCGCTTGCTCGGTGAACAACTGGCTCATATCGATGCCGGTGCCAACGATGCCGTGATCGCGCGCCCAAGTGCATAGCATCTCACCCGAACCGCTGCCAAGGTCGAGCACTCGTGCCCCCGACTCCAGACGCAACGCCGCGCCGAGAGTGGCGAACTTATCGGGCGTGAACGGGTTATGGATGCGGTGCGCACTTTCCGCGATGTTGAATATCCGTGGGATGTCCATTGCGTAAATTTCCTTACGTGCGTAAATAGATTCGAAAGGCCTAACGCATTGCTCACCGGAAATTAGGAGCGAAGCGAGTAATTTATCCGCGTGCAGCAAATTGTTAGGCTTTGTTCCCACTGTTATTTTTTAAAATTTTAATGACTTTAACAAAACCGTGGCGCGCACTAACAAAATCTCTCAGCCTCTGCTTTTCAAATTCAATATCAAAATATGCCAAGGTTTCATTTTTAATTCGGTCAATATTATAATTTTGACCCTGCAGATTATTAACTTGATTTTGAGCCATATAGTCATATGACCATCTGTGAAACGAATTATTATTTATTTCGTTTGAGTTGGCATATTTTCGATTCTCTAAAATACTCGATAACCTTTGGGTTATATGATTTAACTCACTAAAACACTTTTCAACCTTGGTTTCCAATCTATTTACGCTTTCATCATCAATGTTTCCGGATACAATACACTCCAAAACGAGCGAAACGATGTAATTTGATAGTGAATACCGCGCAACTAGATAGCTATTTGCAATATTTTGAGGATCAAAAAAACTTGAATTCACTGATTGCTCAAGGCGAGCAATAAAGGTATGAAATATTTGTTTCAGATCAATTCTACGCTGCTGAATATTGGTCAGCGTTGCAATACACAGACTATTAGATTTAGATATATGTGAAATTTCATCAGAAACATCCTTAATAAACTCAGCAATTGACTTTAATTTGCTGATCTCCGGAATGACGAATTGATCTTGGACTTGACTTAGATAGTAATTATTTTGATTTATAAGGTCGGCATATATTGAAGTGAGTCTATGGTTAAGCAACGGGATTACGCAGCTCATCAATTGCTGAGCAATGTCCATTCCATTAAGGATGTCGAAGCCTTGATGCTGTGAAAACCCTCCTTTAATAGATTTCTCCATTGATGAAAAGCTGCCATTTTTATATCTGACAATTCGCTCCAATGGCAGGCTTGTTTGGAAGAATGGCGCGTTAGAGTTAAAGTAACGGCATAAACCACCGAACAAGTCTTCTGAAACTATGCTTAATATCTCAGCGTTTCTATGACTATGGATGTCAGAAGTTGGGATAACAACTTCTGAACCTAAAATCTTTTCTAACAGAGCTTTTTTATCGTCCTTTGTTGACATTTTGATATCCATTTAATTTGATAGCCTAACGTAGAGCTAACCGGCGCTGCGCGGCTTTATCGCGCAGCGTCCAGCGACCGAAGGGAGCGAGGTTGAGCGCCGGGTTAGGCTTCATCGGCGGCCTGCCAATCTTTTTAACCATGACAGCGGCCCTTTTCTACCTTGGAAAGTTGCTTTATGTTGTTTTCCGACCGCATCCTCGACATACACGTTAATACTATGGAGTTCTTGCAGTGTTGCCCATTTAACAGGAAGACCTGCTGGGTGAATTTGACAGCTCCTGCTTTCGCCAACATCTACGCGATTCTGACCGTTAGGCGAAAAATTCAGATACAGCCCAGGATGTCCCGGTGGTCGAAGAAGAACATGGTTAATTGAAATTGCACGCTTGCCGCAATTGCTCACCGAAACATTTAGCTCAGGCACGCCATTCAAATCCATGACGGCAACCGCTCTAACTCGAACGACATGTCGATCTCGATACAAATTCAAGAAAGAAACTACAAGAGATACGATTGACGACAATAAAGCAAAGTACGCGATTTGTTCGGTAGTCATTGGAAGCCTAACACTTTGCTCACCGGAAAATTAGGAGCACAGCGAGTGATTTTTCCGCGTGCAGCAACTTGTTATAAGGTCGGCTATCAATCGCACTCAATGAATGATTCTCCTACTTGATCGGATAACGTAGCGAGCACCTTCGCTGCAACCAGGTCGTCCAAATTCGGCGACAAAAAGAGAGTTGTACATGTCAGTTGGAGTAACGATATTGCGGTTGAATGCGCTGGGTCAGTCATACCGGAGTTGCTGGGCCCCACTTGCAGAATATCTTCAGCAGTCTCGGATCGACCCAGCGAGCTTCGAATTGATTTGATGTTTGCGTGGATATTCTGACTTGCCCATTTGTAATACGGGCGCCAATGATCTAGTCCCACGTCCTCCTTAAGCGCGAAGAAGGTTGGCCTTCCCTTTGGCAAGAACTCCGCTGCCCACCCATAAGGCTTCTTAAAGTGCGCACCATGCTTGGCAAGAACGGCATCATATTGTGATTTGAACTCACTCATCTCTTTGTCATTAAAACCAAACGCATTGATACGAGATTCGTAGTGATTGAGTTGCCCAGCGCCTTTATATGCCTCGACAAATTCAAAGTCAGAGTAGCAAAGCGCCGCCGCTGTACCGTGTTTGGCTAGAAACATCGCGGTAACAGATATCTCATGAAGGGCACGCCATCTCGCATGCGCTCCATCCGCAAAACCGTTCTTAAGCAGAGCAAGAATCTCTTTGCCTATCAGGCACCCCTTTGCGTGGAGTCTGACAACAAGATCGAACAAGATGTCGCCTCGCTCTGCCGCGTCAGGCCGAAGCCTTTCGTTGAACGACCCTCCGGCTTCAACTGCAAGTTCAATTAACAGTTCCAGCTGATCGAACCCCTTTTGCCATCGAGAAAAATTACGACTGACAAACGCAGCATGAGTAGACCTCCGCTCTTCCAGGCCGTCGCGGGCCATCTCCTGAATCTCGGAAAGAATCTGTTCAGGCAAATGTCCAAGTAAATCTTGAAGTTGATCAGGAATAGCATCGGCGAGTGCGTCGAGCTCCTTCTCCGATGTAGCGAATCGGCCAAGCTCTTGCACCGCGTCATCAAATGCCTTCTGCAGGATATCCATGCTTCAATCCATATAACGTCGAGCTTTGCGGCAATTTGGAGCAAAGCGGAAAATTTGTCCGACAACAGCTCATTGTTAGAAATAGTGCTGCGGCGCCTACTCTGCACTAGGATAGCCAATAGTCTTCCCCTCCGGCAGGGCATACTTGATCGTATCGCCACTCTCCGGCCGTAGCTCAATTTGATTTGCAGGAACATGCCATTCTTTAGACAGGGTCTTTTTGAGAGTTTTCAATGAAAACTCTCTGAAGGATAGTTTCCACATATTGCTGAATGAGTCCTCATCCTCTTCAGCATCAATTAAGAGATTCTGGCCTTTAACCAAAATCGATTCAATAGTCGGAGGATCCTTCTTCTGAAGGCTGAGCTCGACTACCAGAATTTCTGGAGTTGAGTTCG
The Desulfonatronum thiosulfatophilum DNA segment above includes these coding regions:
- a CDS encoding SAM-dependent methyltransferase, whose translation is MDIPRIFNIAESAHRIHNPFTPDKFATLGAALRLESGARVLDLGSGSGEMLCTWARDHGIVGTGIDMSQLFTEQAKIRAEELGVAHQVNFIHGDAAGYISDEKADVAACVGATWIAGGFAGTIELLARSLRAGGIILIGEPYWRQLPPTEDIAKGCLANSISDFLVIPELIASFGHLGYDVVEMVLANQDGWDRYEAAKWLTMRRWLEANPDDGLAEEVRSQLTSEPERHAAYTREYLGWEVFALMPRLCLMA
- a CDS encoding DUF5677 domain-containing protein — its product is MDILQKAFDDAVQELGRFATSEKELDALADAIPDQLQDLLGHLPEQILSEIQEMARDGLEERRSTHAAFVSRNFSRWQKGFDQLELLIELAVEAGGSFNERLRPDAAERGDILFDLVVRLHAKGCLIGKEILALLKNGFADGAHARWRALHEISVTAMFLAKHGTAAALCYSDFEFVEAYKGAGQLNHYESRINAFGFNDKEMSEFKSQYDAVLAKHGAHFKKPYGWAAEFLPKGRPTFFALKEDVGLDHWRPYYKWASQNIHANIKSIRSSLGRSETAEDILQVGPSNSGMTDPAHSTAISLLQLTCTTLFLSPNLDDLVAAKVLATLSDQVGESFIECD